The following proteins come from a genomic window of Mycobacterium sp. DL:
- a CDS encoding VWA domain-containing protein produces the protein MAKASRRTTRYSTYTGGPDPLAPPVDLREALEAIGQDVMEGTSPRRALSELLRRGSANMPGADKLAAEANRRRRELLQRNNLDGTLADIKKLLDEAVLAERKELARALDDDARFGELQMESLSPSPAKAVQELADYDWRSQEAREKYEQIRDLLGREMLDQRFAGMKQALENATDEDRQRVNDMLDDLNDLLDKHAKGEDSQQDFEDFMAKHGEFFPENPKNMDELLDSLANRAAAAQRFRNSLSEQQRAELDALSQQAFGSPSLMNALNRLDGHLQAARPGEDWDGSQRFSGGDPLGMGEGAQALADIAELEQLAEQLSQSYAGATMDDVDLDMLARQLGDEAAVNARTLAELERALVNQGFLDRGADGQWRLSPKAMRQLGQAALRDVAQQLSGRHGERDTRRAGAAGELTGATRPWQFGDTEPWNVTRTLTNAVLREAGTGDQAGPIRLTVEDVEISETETRTQAAVALLVDTSFSMVMENRWLPMKQTALALNHLVSTRFRSDALQIVSFGRYARTVTAAELTGLEGVYEQGTNLHHALALATRHLRRHPNAQPVVLIVTDGEPTAHLEDFDGNGSSSVFFDYPPHPRTIAHTVRGFDEVAKMGAQVTIFRLGSDPGLARFIDQVARRVGGRVVVPDLDGLGAAVVGDYLGAKRRR, from the coding sequence ATGGCTAAAGCGTCCCGGCGTACGACCCGGTACTCCACCTATACCGGCGGCCCCGATCCGCTGGCTCCGCCGGTCGACCTTCGTGAGGCACTCGAGGCGATCGGGCAGGACGTCATGGAGGGCACCTCCCCGCGACGGGCGCTGTCGGAACTGCTCCGGCGCGGGTCGGCGAACATGCCGGGTGCCGACAAGCTGGCCGCCGAGGCCAACCGTCGTAGGCGGGAACTATTGCAGCGCAACAACCTCGACGGCACGTTGGCCGACATCAAGAAGCTGCTCGATGAGGCGGTGCTCGCGGAGCGCAAGGAACTGGCGCGTGCGCTCGACGACGATGCCCGGTTCGGGGAATTGCAGATGGAGTCGCTGTCGCCGTCTCCGGCCAAAGCCGTCCAGGAGCTCGCCGACTACGACTGGCGTTCGCAGGAGGCCCGCGAGAAGTACGAACAGATCCGGGATCTGCTCGGCCGCGAGATGCTCGACCAGCGGTTCGCCGGGATGAAGCAGGCGCTGGAGAACGCGACCGACGAGGACCGTCAGCGTGTCAACGACATGCTCGACGATCTCAACGATCTGCTTGACAAGCACGCCAAAGGTGAAGACTCGCAACAGGATTTCGAGGACTTCATGGCCAAGCACGGGGAGTTCTTCCCCGAGAATCCGAAGAACATGGACGAGCTGCTGGACTCGCTCGCCAACCGGGCGGCCGCCGCTCAGCGGTTCCGCAACAGCCTCTCCGAACAGCAACGGGCCGAGCTCGATGCGTTGTCGCAGCAGGCATTCGGGTCACCATCGCTGATGAACGCACTCAACCGCCTCGACGGGCATCTGCAGGCCGCTCGACCGGGCGAGGACTGGGACGGCTCGCAGCGGTTCTCCGGCGGCGACCCGCTGGGCATGGGGGAGGGCGCGCAGGCGCTGGCCGACATCGCCGAACTCGAACAGCTCGCCGAGCAGCTCTCGCAGAGTTACGCCGGGGCGACCATGGACGACGTCGACCTCGACATGCTGGCGCGCCAACTCGGTGACGAGGCCGCCGTGAACGCGCGCACTTTGGCCGAGCTGGAACGCGCGCTGGTGAACCAGGGCTTCCTGGACCGTGGCGCCGACGGGCAGTGGCGACTGTCGCCGAAGGCGATGCGTCAGCTCGGGCAGGCGGCGTTACGTGATGTGGCGCAGCAACTCTCGGGTCGGCACGGCGAGCGTGACACCCGCCGCGCCGGCGCTGCGGGCGAGTTGACGGGTGCCACCAGGCCGTGGCAGTTCGGGGACACCGAGCCGTGGAACGTCACCCGCACCCTCACCAACGCGGTGCTGCGTGAAGCGGGAACCGGCGATCAGGCGGGTCCGATCAGATTGACGGTCGAGGACGTCGAGATCTCCGAGACCGAGACCCGCACGCAGGCCGCGGTGGCGTTGCTGGTCGACACGTCGTTCTCGATGGTGATGGAGAACCGGTGGCTGCCGATGAAGCAGACGGCGTTGGCGCTCAACCACCTCGTCAGCACCCGGTTCCGTTCGGACGCACTGCAGATCGTCTCGTTCGGCCGGTACGCCCGCACCGTGACGGCCGCCGAGTTGACCGGGCTCGAGGGTGTCTACGAGCAGGGCACCAACCTGCACCACGCGCTCGCGTTGGCCACCCGGCACCTGCGCCGGCATCCGAATGCGCAGCCGGTCGTGCTGATCGTCACCGATGGTGAGCCGACAGCGCATCTCGAGGACTTCGACGGCAACGGAAGTTCTTCCGTCTTTTTCGATTACCCGCCGCACCCGCGGACGATCGCTCACACGGTGAGGGGATTCGACGAGGTCGCCAAGATGGGCGCGCAGGTGACGATCTTCCGGCTCGGCAGCGATCCGGGTCTGGCCAGGTTCATCGATCAGGTCGCGCGTCGGGTGGGCGGCCGGGTGGTGGTGCCCGACCTCGACGGCCTGGGTGCCGCGGTGGTCGGCGACTATCTCGGGGCGAAACGGCGGCGGTAG
- the purH gene encoding bifunctional phosphoribosylaminoimidazolecarboxamide formyltransferase/IMP cyclohydrolase has product MSENEGRRRIRRALISVYDKTGLVALAEGLHAAGVDIVSTGSTAKTIADSGIPVTPVEDVTGFPEVLDGRVKTLHPHVHAGLLADQRKSEHVAALAELGVAAFELVVVNLYPFTETVNSGAGVDECVEQIDIGGPSMVRAAAKNHPSVAVVVDPLGYDGVLAAVRAGGFTLDERKKLASLAFRHTADYDVAVASWMESVLAPEGGEAPASLPPWLGATYRRTAVLRYGENPHQQAALYGDDGAWPGLAQAEQLHGKEMSYNNYTDADAAWRAAFDHEDICVAIIKHANPCGIAVSSVSVADAHHKAHECDPLSAFGGVIAANTEVTVEMAETVAGIFTEVIIAPAYEPGAVEVLARKKNIRVLVASEPQSGGAEFRQISGGLLLQQRDAVDADGDDPANWTLATGSPADPQTLADLVFAWRTCRAVKSNAIVVARDGATVGVGMGQVNRVDAARLAVERAGDRTRGAVASSDAFFPFPDGLETLMRAGVKAVVHPGGSVRDDEVTAAAEAAGVTLYLTGARHFAH; this is encoded by the coding sequence ATGAGCGAGAACGAGGGCCGGCGGCGGATCCGCCGTGCACTGATCAGCGTCTACGACAAGACGGGTCTCGTCGCGCTCGCGGAGGGTCTGCACGCGGCGGGCGTGGACATCGTGTCCACCGGTTCGACCGCAAAAACCATTGCCGATTCCGGGATTCCGGTGACCCCGGTCGAGGATGTCACCGGTTTCCCCGAGGTGCTCGACGGCCGGGTCAAGACCCTGCATCCCCATGTGCACGCCGGACTGCTCGCCGATCAGCGCAAGTCCGAGCACGTCGCGGCGCTCGCCGAGCTCGGTGTGGCCGCATTCGAACTCGTGGTGGTGAACCTGTACCCGTTCACTGAGACCGTCAACTCAGGGGCGGGCGTCGACGAGTGTGTGGAACAGATCGACATCGGCGGTCCCTCGATGGTGCGCGCGGCCGCGAAGAATCATCCGAGCGTCGCGGTGGTTGTCGATCCGCTCGGTTACGACGGGGTCCTGGCCGCGGTGCGGGCCGGCGGATTCACCCTCGATGAGCGAAAGAAGCTGGCGTCGTTGGCATTCCGGCACACCGCGGACTATGACGTGGCGGTGGCGTCCTGGATGGAGTCGGTACTGGCTCCCGAAGGCGGGGAGGCGCCGGCGTCGCTACCCCCATGGCTGGGCGCGACGTACCGGCGCACCGCGGTGTTGCGCTACGGCGAGAATCCGCACCAGCAGGCCGCGCTCTACGGCGACGACGGTGCGTGGCCGGGACTGGCGCAGGCCGAGCAGCTTCACGGTAAAGAGATGTCCTACAACAACTACACCGACGCCGATGCGGCGTGGCGTGCGGCGTTCGACCACGAGGACATCTGCGTGGCGATCATCAAGCACGCCAACCCGTGTGGCATCGCAGTGTCCTCGGTTTCGGTGGCCGATGCCCATCACAAGGCGCACGAATGTGACCCGCTGTCGGCATTCGGCGGGGTGATCGCGGCCAACACCGAGGTCACCGTCGAGATGGCCGAAACCGTCGCGGGCATCTTCACCGAGGTGATCATCGCGCCCGCCTACGAGCCCGGCGCGGTGGAAGTGCTTGCCCGCAAGAAGAACATCCGCGTGCTCGTCGCCTCAGAGCCGCAGTCGGGAGGCGCCGAGTTCCGGCAGATCAGCGGCGGCCTTCTGCTCCAGCAGCGGGATGCGGTGGACGCCGACGGCGATGATCCCGCCAACTGGACGTTGGCGACCGGCTCTCCGGCTGATCCGCAGACGCTTGCGGATCTGGTGTTCGCCTGGCGGACATGCCGGGCGGTCAAGTCCAACGCGATCGTCGTCGCCAGGGACGGCGCCACCGTCGGTGTCGGCATGGGTCAGGTCAACCGGGTGGACGCGGCCCGACTCGCGGTCGAGCGGGCCGGCGACCGAACCCGGGGGGCGGTGGCGTCCTCCGATGCATTCTTCCCGTTCCCCGATGGCCTCGAGACCCTGATGCGGGCCGGGGTGAAGGCCGTCGTACATCCCGGAGGTTCGGTACGCGACGACGAGGTGACCGCCGCCGCCGAGGCAGCAGGCGTCACGCTCTACCTCACCGGAGCGCGTCACTTCGCGCACTGA
- a CDS encoding DUF1707 domain-containing protein — translation MSPSPARNGSMRAADTDRIQVAQLLTDAAASGTLGVTEYEDRLTKAYAAQTYAELDRLSADLPGAVTRGRGGPCHPAPSTLLLAILTGFERRGRWNVPKRMTTFALWGGGVVDLRYADFTSHDVDIRSYSIMGGQTILVPPEINVDLRGVAVMGSFEQKVSGEGSPGAPCVRIRGFSLWGSVGVKRKNRKDAS, via the coding sequence ATGAGCCCGTCTCCGGCGCGGAACGGGTCGATGCGTGCTGCCGACACCGACCGGATCCAGGTGGCTCAGCTGCTGACCGATGCCGCGGCGTCGGGCACGCTCGGCGTCACCGAGTACGAAGACCGCTTGACCAAGGCTTACGCTGCGCAGACCTACGCCGAACTCGACCGGTTGTCCGCCGATCTCCCGGGCGCCGTCACTCGGGGTCGCGGCGGTCCGTGCCACCCCGCGCCGTCGACCCTGCTGCTGGCCATCCTCACCGGCTTCGAACGCCGCGGACGGTGGAACGTCCCGAAGCGGATGACCACCTTCGCGCTGTGGGGTGGCGGGGTCGTCGACCTGCGCTACGCCGACTTCACCTCTCACGACGTCGACATCCGGTCCTACTCGATCATGGGCGGGCAGACGATCCTGGTGCCACCCGAGATCAACGTCGACCTGCGTGGTGTGGCGGTGATGGGCAGCTTCGAACAGAAGGTCAGCGGCGAGGGATCTCCAGGTGCGCCGTGCGTCCGCATCCGCGGCTTCTCGCTGTGGGGCAGCGTCGGCGTCAAGCGCAAGAACCGCAAGGACGCCAGCTGA
- a CDS encoding enoyl-CoA hydratase family protein — protein MDAPLVRYDADGPVARLTLDSPHNRNALSTALVEQLHDGLTRASAEKGVRAVVLGHTGRTFCAGADLSETSAAGADPGEVAVGRAHELTRLLRRILESPLPVIAAIDGHVRAGGLGLVGACDIVVAGRASTFALTEARIGVAPSIISLTLLPRMTARAAGRYFVTGEKFDADAAADMGLVTVATDDVAATVAELASAIALGSPQGLAASKALTTASVIEDFDRRAEKLTRQSAELFVSDQAREGMLAFLQKRSPDWVG, from the coding sequence ATGGACGCACCACTGGTCCGGTACGACGCCGACGGTCCGGTCGCGCGGCTGACGCTGGATTCCCCGCACAACCGCAATGCGCTGTCCACGGCGTTGGTCGAGCAACTCCACGACGGGTTGACGCGGGCATCGGCCGAGAAGGGTGTGCGGGCGGTGGTGCTCGGACACACCGGACGGACCTTCTGCGCCGGCGCCGATCTGAGCGAGACATCGGCAGCGGGAGCCGACCCCGGCGAGGTCGCGGTCGGGCGGGCCCACGAGCTCACCCGGTTGTTGCGCAGGATCCTGGAGTCCCCGCTGCCCGTCATCGCGGCGATCGACGGACACGTGCGGGCTGGCGGGCTCGGCCTGGTCGGTGCGTGCGACATCGTGGTCGCGGGCCGCGCGAGCACATTTGCACTCACCGAGGCGCGCATCGGGGTTGCCCCGTCGATCATCTCGCTGACGCTGCTGCCCAGGATGACGGCACGGGCCGCCGGACGCTACTTCGTGACCGGCGAGAAGTTCGATGCCGATGCCGCCGCAGACATGGGCCTGGTCACCGTCGCCACCGACGACGTGGCGGCGACGGTCGCCGAGTTGGCGTCGGCGATAGCGCTGGGTTCGCCACAAGGCCTGGCCGCATCGAAGGCGTTGACCACCGCATCGGTCATCGAAGACTTCGATCGTCGCGCAGAGAAATTGACCCGGCAGTCAGCAGAATTGTTCGTTTCCGACCAGGCGCGGGAGGGAATGTTGGCCTTCCTCCAGAAGCGGTCACCCGATTGGGTCGGCTGA
- a CDS encoding MspA family porin, whose amino-acid sequence MVLRLIALTVVCVLLPAGTAPLASAQPPTPPPAPPAEPVANPAPAPPPDPGLVQSAPPQVVTTPDGWTLTLAATNESQVAVPPLTTALSSREYLTAGTFSGVIEGSGSTELGGGTLEVGYQIGCGINLDKVSLSGDIGVDSLSLALDDDIGIGIGGSVEVVLLPGRVEQVRVLEKEFSGTSTRVTVKDVHIMIDGCAGQSFLRSYAILTSSTTDTDDIVAYYGVTKAV is encoded by the coding sequence ATGGTTCTTCGACTCATCGCGCTGACGGTGGTGTGTGTGCTGCTCCCCGCCGGGACGGCACCACTCGCGTCGGCGCAACCACCCACCCCGCCACCGGCTCCGCCTGCGGAGCCGGTCGCCAATCCGGCCCCGGCCCCGCCCCCGGACCCCGGTCTCGTCCAGTCCGCTCCGCCGCAGGTCGTCACGACCCCCGACGGCTGGACGCTGACGCTGGCCGCGACGAACGAATCCCAGGTGGCGGTGCCGCCGCTGACCACCGCGCTCTCGTCGCGGGAGTATCTGACGGCGGGCACCTTCTCGGGTGTCATCGAGGGTTCGGGCAGCACCGAACTGGGCGGCGGAACTCTGGAGGTCGGTTATCAGATCGGCTGCGGCATCAACCTCGACAAGGTCTCGCTGAGTGGGGATATCGGTGTGGACTCGCTGTCGTTGGCGTTGGACGACGACATCGGTATCGGCATCGGCGGGTCGGTCGAGGTCGTCCTCCTGCCCGGCCGGGTGGAGCAGGTCAGGGTGCTGGAGAAGGAGTTCAGCGGCACGTCGACACGAGTCACCGTCAAAGACGTCCACATCATGATCGACGGATGCGCCGGCCAGTCGTTCCTGCGTTCGTACGCCATTTTGACCAGTTCGACCACGGACACCGACGACATCGTCGCCTACTACGGCGTCACCAAGGCCGTCTGA
- a CDS encoding acyl-CoA dehydrogenase: MTNGFVETEEQQALRKAVAAMAANYGQDYYLEKARAGQHTDELWSEAGKLGFIGVNLPEQYGGGGAGMYELALVMEEMAAAGAALLMMVVSPAINGTIISKFGTDEQKKRWIPGIADGSITMAFAITEPDAGSNSHKITTTARRDGSDWILSGQKVYISGVDQAQAVLVVGRTEEAKTGNLKPALFVVPTDTPGFTFTKIPMEIVSPEFQFQVFLDEVRLPADALVGSEDAAIAQLFAGLNPERIMGAASAVGMGRFAIDKAVDYVKTRQVWKTPIGAHQGLSHPLAQNHIEIELAKLMMQKAAALYDSGDDVGAAEAANMAKYAAGEASVRAVDQAVQSLGGNGLTKEYGIASVLTASRLARIAPVSREMILNFVAQTSLGLPRSY, translated from the coding sequence ATGACCAACGGCTTCGTCGAAACCGAGGAACAGCAGGCACTGCGCAAGGCGGTGGCCGCGATGGCCGCCAACTACGGGCAGGACTACTACCTGGAGAAGGCCCGGGCGGGTCAGCACACCGACGAGTTGTGGAGCGAGGCAGGCAAACTCGGATTCATCGGGGTGAACCTTCCGGAGCAGTACGGCGGCGGCGGCGCCGGCATGTACGAGTTGGCCCTGGTGATGGAGGAGATGGCCGCAGCGGGCGCGGCGCTGTTGATGATGGTGGTCTCGCCCGCGATCAACGGCACCATCATCTCCAAGTTCGGCACCGACGAGCAGAAGAAGCGCTGGATCCCCGGGATCGCCGACGGGTCGATCACGATGGCGTTCGCCATCACCGAACCCGACGCCGGGTCCAACTCCCACAAGATCACGACGACCGCGCGACGCGACGGCAGCGACTGGATCCTGTCCGGCCAGAAGGTCTACATCTCCGGCGTGGACCAGGCCCAGGCGGTGCTGGTGGTCGGCCGGACAGAAGAAGCCAAGACGGGGAACCTGAAACCGGCGCTGTTCGTGGTGCCCACCGACACCCCGGGGTTCACGTTCACCAAGATCCCGATGGAGATCGTCAGCCCTGAGTTCCAGTTCCAGGTGTTCCTCGACGAGGTGCGACTGCCGGCCGATGCGCTCGTCGGGTCGGAGGATGCGGCGATCGCGCAACTGTTCGCCGGGCTGAACCCCGAGCGCATCATGGGCGCCGCCAGCGCCGTCGGCATGGGCCGCTTCGCGATCGACAAGGCGGTCGACTACGTCAAGACCCGCCAGGTGTGGAAGACCCCGATCGGCGCTCACCAGGGGCTGTCCCATCCGCTGGCCCAGAACCACATCGAGATCGAGCTGGCGAAGCTGATGATGCAGAAGGCCGCAGCCCTCTACGACAGTGGCGACGACGTGGGCGCAGCCGAAGCGGCCAACATGGCCAAGTACGCCGCCGGTGAGGCATCGGTGCGTGCTGTCGACCAGGCGGTGCAGTCGCTGGGCGGTAACGGCCTGACGAAGGAGTACGGCATCGCCTCGGTGCTGACCGCTTCGAGGTTGGCCCGCATCGCGCCGGTCAGTCGCGAGATGATCCTCAACTTCGTGGCGCAGACGTCGCTCGGCCTGCCCCGGTCCTACTGA
- a CDS encoding MspA family porin, translated as MLLRSVTLTAACLLIAAGFAPLAAGQPVPPPPVPPAEPVADPLSAPPSGAVLSGAPGILDTPDGWHVEVQGVGESQVPVAPLTTAVSSREYLVSGTFIGNVTGEGSTELTGGTLEAGYQIGCGILADEIGIEAGGGFDVNVPFDVLDADIELGGGIDLLPGEVNIVEVAAKRFEGTETRVTVTGLRVNFDRCAGQSFIRSYATLAVSTEDTEDVVTYLGVTKVV; from the coding sequence ATGTTGCTTCGATCGGTCACCCTGACTGCGGCCTGCCTGCTGATCGCGGCCGGGTTCGCGCCACTCGCTGCAGGGCAGCCGGTCCCGCCGCCTCCGGTGCCACCTGCCGAGCCGGTCGCCGATCCTCTATCGGCTCCGCCTTCCGGTGCCGTACTTTCCGGAGCCCCGGGGATCTTGGACACTCCCGACGGCTGGCACGTCGAGGTGCAGGGGGTCGGTGAATCCCAGGTACCTGTGGCGCCGCTGACAACCGCGGTCTCGTCGCGTGAGTACCTGGTCAGCGGCACCTTCATCGGGAACGTCACGGGGGAGGGCTCCACGGAGCTCACCGGGGGAACCCTGGAGGCCGGGTATCAGATCGGCTGCGGGATCCTGGCGGACGAAATCGGAATCGAGGCCGGGGGCGGCTTTGATGTGAACGTCCCCTTCGACGTCCTCGACGCCGACATCGAACTCGGCGGCGGGATAGATCTCCTCCCGGGGGAAGTGAATATCGTCGAAGTCGCCGCGAAGAGATTCGAGGGCACCGAAACACGAGTCACCGTAACCGGTTTGCGCGTCAACTTCGATCGGTGTGCCGGTCAGTCGTTCATCCGCTCGTACGCGACGTTGGCCGTCTCGACCGAGGACACCGAAGACGTCGTCACCTATCTCGGCGTGACGAAGGTCGTCTGA
- a CDS encoding sigma 54-interacting transcriptional regulator yields the protein MTSPNDLPRTVGELRASGHQERGVKAEMRENLLVALAEGRDVWTGILGFEDTVIPQLERALIAGHDVVLLGERGQGKTRLLRALTGLMDEWTPVIAGAELAEHPYSPITPESIRRAADSGEDLPIAWRHRSERYTEKLATPDTSVADLVGDIDPIKVAEGRSLGDPETIAYGLIPRAHRGIVAVNELPDLAERIQVAMLNVMEERDIQVRGYTLRLPLDVLVVASANPEDYTNRGRIITPLKDRFGAEIRTHYPLELEAEIGVINQEAHLAAEVPEYLLQILARFARSLRESNSIDQRSGVSARFAIAAAETVAASARHRAAVLGEQEPVARVVDLGTVIDVLRGKLEFESGEEGREQAVLEHLLRRATADTAQRLLGGIDVGPIVTAIEHGSPVTTGARVSAREVLAALPEVSAVAEIQQRLEAQTDGQRAAAIELALEALYLAKRIDKVSDEGETVYG from the coding sequence GTGACTTCACCTAACGACCTCCCACGCACCGTCGGCGAGCTGCGCGCATCCGGACATCAGGAACGCGGCGTCAAGGCCGAGATGCGGGAGAATCTGCTGGTCGCGCTCGCGGAAGGGCGTGACGTCTGGACGGGCATCCTCGGTTTCGAGGACACCGTCATCCCTCAGCTGGAACGCGCGCTGATCGCCGGGCACGACGTCGTGCTGCTCGGCGAACGCGGTCAGGGCAAGACCCGGCTGCTGCGCGCGCTGACCGGTCTGATGGACGAGTGGACCCCCGTCATCGCCGGAGCGGAACTGGCCGAGCATCCGTACAGCCCGATCACCCCGGAGTCGATCCGCCGGGCGGCGGACTCCGGTGAGGATCTGCCGATCGCCTGGCGACACCGCAGCGAGCGCTACACCGAGAAGCTCGCCACCCCGGACACCAGCGTGGCGGACCTGGTCGGCGACATCGACCCGATCAAGGTCGCCGAGGGCCGCAGCCTCGGTGACCCGGAGACCATCGCCTACGGCCTGATCCCCCGCGCGCATCGCGGCATCGTCGCGGTCAACGAGCTGCCCGACCTCGCCGAGCGCATCCAGGTGGCGATGCTCAACGTGATGGAGGAGCGCGACATCCAGGTGCGCGGCTACACGCTGCGGCTACCCCTCGATGTGCTCGTCGTGGCCAGCGCCAACCCCGAGGACTACACCAACCGCGGCCGCATCATCACCCCGCTCAAGGACCGGTTCGGCGCCGAGATCCGCACGCACTACCCGCTGGAGTTGGAGGCCGAGATCGGCGTCATCAACCAGGAGGCCCACCTGGCCGCCGAGGTGCCCGAGTACCTGTTGCAGATCCTGGCGAGGTTCGCCCGAAGCCTGCGCGAATCGAACTCGATCGACCAGCGATCCGGGGTGTCCGCACGGTTTGCGATCGCGGCCGCCGAGACCGTGGCAGCATCCGCGCGGCACCGGGCAGCGGTGCTCGGCGAACAGGAGCCCGTGGCACGGGTGGTGGACCTCGGCACGGTGATCGACGTGCTGCGCGGCAAGCTGGAGTTCGAGTCCGGCGAGGAGGGACGCGAGCAGGCCGTCCTCGAGCACCTGCTGCGCCGGGCCACCGCCGACACCGCGCAGCGGCTGCTCGGGGGGATCGACGTCGGCCCGATCGTCACCGCCATCGAGCACGGCTCGCCGGTCACCACCGGGGCACGGGTGTCGGCCCGAGAGGTGCTCGCCGCGCTTCCCGAGGTGTCCGCCGTCGCCGAGATCCAGCAGCGGCTCGAGGCCCAGACCGACGGCCAGCGGGCAGCGGCGATCGAGTTGGCGCTCGAGGCGCTCTACCTCGCGAAGCGAATCGACAAGGTCTCCGACGAAGGCGAAACCGTATATGGCTAA